Below is a genomic region from bacterium.
GTAGTAGAAAATATTTCAAAAGTTTGCAGGCAAACAGAACAATTTGAAATAATCGCATCAATAGCAGAAAAATTTCCATTGTCTAGATTATATGTTGAAACCACAGGTGGCCAAATTTTTTATTTAAATGCATTAAAAAGTTATTTTAGAGAAAGAGGACTGAGGCCCATTCCAAGAGCTGCAAAAGTAATGGCAACTAAAGAAAAAGATATAAGAATCCGTTCATTAGAACCATATTTGGCTAATGGAACTATAGTATTAAACAGAAAAACAGCCGAATTGAATATGGAAATAATGGAATATCCAAATTGTACTTATAATGATGCATTAGATAGTTTGGCTGGATGTTTTCTTAATTGCCATACGACATTTGTACCCAAATTTTACTGTCCAAGTGAACCAACGGAAATGGATAGAATTAAACAAGTATTGGAGGAAAATTAAGATTTTTGCTTGGGATAGTATAATTCAAACAGAAAACGGCGTAATATTTTTGGGCGATTTTTATAATGATAGCCCTAGAATTCAAATTCCAAAGATTTATGCACTTGCATCTTATGATAAATTCGTTGAGTTACCAAAAATTATAAAATATGTTGAAAGGATTCCTGTTACTTGTTTAATGACACCATTAGGTTATATTTCTGCCACAGAAGACCAAATAATAAATGGTAAAGCAGTAAAAGACTATAAAGTAGGTGATAATTTATATATTTTGATCGGAAGGCGCCTTTATGGGAAAAATAAAGGGCATGTAGATTTAGCCAATAAAATGTTTTTTTATAGTTTAATTTATAAACATCCCAAAAAAAGGTTTTTTGAAAATTATGGTATAGAATCTGATGAACTAGAAACGATTCCAAAAGTAATTCAGAGTTATGACAGAGATGGAATTAAAAAGTTATTGAATTTGTTGTTTAAATCTATACAAAAAAAGTCGGTTCATGATTCAGTGTATTTTAAAGTTCAAAATGTTTTGGCAAGAAATTTTTTGATTTGGATTCTAAATAATGAAAATGTTCCTTTTAAAGTCAGATTTTCAAGAAGGCATACTAGCTTTACTATTTATAGACCAATACTGAATGCTCTATTAGTTTGGTGTGGTATTTCTAGAAATATATATGATGAGAAATTTTTAGATGAATTACGTAATGGAACTTCAAATATAAAAGTTTCTTCTATTAAGATTACTAAAATTTATAGAAATATAATAGCTGAAGCTTATGATTTGAATGTTAATCCTCTGATAATAAATAACTTTTTGATATAGGGGTGAACGACAATGGAATGGATTAAGGAAGCAGGATTTTTCGGTTTGATAATGTTTATTTTTAGTTTGATAGTTTCCCAAATACGTTCATTGAGAAAAGAATTTCGTGATGGATTGAAAGACATCACAGATAATCATTTGAGTACCATTTATGAAAAATTGGAACAACATTCTAGGGAAATTGCAGAATTGTCTGGTTTTATTAGAGGAATTTTAAGGAGGAATAAGAATGAAAATTCAAGTAGCATTGGACATTCTAGATAGAAATAAAGCGTTAGAAATTACAAGACAAGTTGCCCCTTATGCAGATATCATTGAAGTTGGAACACCATTACTAAAAGCACAAGGTATGGGCATAGTAAGGAAAATAAAAGAAGAATTTCCTTATCTATTAGTTTTAGCTGATACTAAAACAATGGATGTAGGTGCTTTGGAAGCTAAAATGGCATTTGATGCTGGAGCAGATATAATGACCGTATGTGCCCAAGCTGAGCTAGAAACGATAGAGTCAGCAATTATGCAAGCAAAAAATCAAGATAAAAAGGTAGTGGTTGATTTCATTGGCGTCAAGGAAAAAATTTCAAGGGGAAAAGAAATTGAACTATTTCTTCCTGATTATTTCAGTTTTCATATTGCGATTGACGTTCAAAATTCTAAAGGAATTCCATTCAATGAAATTGAAAAATTCTCTAAGTCATTTTCAATTCCAATTGCAATAGCTGGTGGTCTAAAACCAGAAGATATTAAATATTTAATCCAATTTAATCCTGAAATATTGATTTTTGGGAGTTATATTACTAGATCGAAAAATCCAAAAGAAGCAATTTTAAAAATTAAGGAGGAAATATATGCGAATGAGAAAAAAAGTATTTAAAGATTCATTAGGATTAATGGCATTAGAAACTTATCAAAATTTGGTCTATAATATTGATGAAAATGAAATTGAAGATTTAGAACTTAAATACCATTATTATCAAATATTAAAACATTTGGAAATTATTATTAATAAGGTGAGAAATAAGTGAAAGTTCTAATCTTAGGAATCGATGGGTTTGTTGGCTGGACATTAGCATTACATTTAGCAAATAAGGGCCATAGAATTGCAGGCGTTGATAATTTCAATAGGCGAAAATGGGTAAGAAATATGCAGAGCCAATCTATAACTCCAATTCTCCCGATGGAAGAAAGAATTAAAGTTTTCTTCAAACGTTTTGGTTATAAATTAAATTTTTATCATGTAAACATAATTAATCCTTTATTATTAGGTGATATATTTTCTAGAGAAAAACCAGATTGTATAGTACATTTTGCAGAACAACCGTCTGCTGCTTA
It encodes:
- a CDS encoding orotidine 5'-phosphate decarboxylase, coding for MKIQVALDILDRNKALEITRQVAPYADIIEVGTPLLKAQGMGIVRKIKEEFPYLLVLADTKTMDVGALEAKMAFDAGADIMTVCAQAELETIESAIMQAKNQDKKVVVDFIGVKEKISRGKEIELFLPDYFSFHIAIDVQNSKGIPFNEIEKFSKSFSIPIAIAGGLKPEDIKYLIQFNPEILIFGSYITRSKNPKEAILKIKEEIYANEKKSI